A portion of the Suricata suricatta isolate VVHF042 chromosome 11, meerkat_22Aug2017_6uvM2_HiC, whole genome shotgun sequence genome contains these proteins:
- the LOC115272594 gene encoding putative olfactory receptor 52P1, with protein MQFTNHSLQNPNSFLLMGIPGLEASHFWIAFPFCSMYALAVLGNMAVLLVVRSEPALHQPMYLFLCMLSIIDLVLCTSTVPKLLALFWTNATEIDFGACATQMFFIHGFSAVESGILLAMAFDRYLAICRPLHYGSLLPPEAVGKLAAAAVFRGLGLMTPLTCLLARLRYCGRVVAHSYCEHMAVVKLACGDTQPNNIYGITAATLVVGTDSICIAVSYTLILRAVLGLASKEARAKTFGTCGSHLGVILLFYTPGLFSFYTQRFGQHVPRHIHILLADVYLVVPPMLNPIIYGMKTKQIRNGALQLLKRGIFQF; from the coding sequence ATGCAATTCACAAACCACAGCCTTCAAAACCCAAACTCTTTTCTGCTCATGGGAATTCCTGGCCTGGAGGCATCCCACTTCTGGATTGCATTTCCCTTCTGCTCCATGTATGCCCTGGCAGTGCTCGGCAACATGGCAGTGCTGCTGGTGGTGCGATCAGAGCCTGCACTGCACCAGCCCATGTACCTGTTCCTATGCATGCTGTCCATCATTGACCTGGTGCTCTGCACTTCTACTGTGCCCAAGCTCCTTGCACTTTTTTGGACAAATGCTACTGAGATTGACTTTGGGGCCTGTGCTACCCAGATGTTCTTTATCCATGGCTTTTCAGCTGTTGAATCTGGTATCCTGTTAGCAATGGCCTTTGACCGCTACTTGGCCATCTGCCGGCCACTGCACTATGGGTCATTGTTGCCCCCAGAGGCTGTAGGCAAGCTGGCAGCTGCTGCTGTGTTTCGTGGCTTGGGGCTCATGACCCCACTCACATGCTTATTGGCAAGGTTGAGGTACTGTGGCCGAGTGGTGGCCCATTCCTACTGTGAGCACATGGCTGTGGTGAAGCTGGCTTGTGGGGACACACAGCCAAACAACATCTATGGCATTACTGCTGCCACGCTGGTGGTGGGCACAGACTCCATCTGCATTGCTGTCTCCTATACACTTATCCTCCGGGCTGTGTTAGGCCTCGCCTCCAAAGAGGCAAGAGCTAAGACATTTGGCACTTGTGGCTCCCACTTGGGTGTCATCCTTCTCTTCTATACACCAGGGCTCTTCTCATTCTACACTCAGCGCTTTGGCCAGCATGTGCCCCGGCATATCCATATCCTCTTGGCTGACGTCTACCTTGTTGTACCACCCATGCTCAACCCCATCATTTATGGCATGAAGACCAAACAGATCCGGAATGGGGCCCTCCAACTGCTGAAACGAggcatttttcagttttaa
- the LOC115306259 gene encoding olfactory receptor 51G2-like, producing the protein MFSCNTSTSGHSTFLLTGFPGLEASHYWVSIPINLICMVSILGNSIILLLICTDPALHEPMYIFLSMLAASDLGLCASTFPTMMWLFWLGARELSFDLCAAQMFFIHAFTYVESGVLLAMAFDRFVAIREPLHYATILTHSAMAKVGAAILVRAVLLNLPGPILLRRLLFPQISELSHCYCLHCDLVGLACSDTQINSLVGLVSILFSLGLDSSLIVLSYALILQTVLGIASPGERLKALNTCVSHLCIVLIFYLPKLGLSVLHRVEKHSYPALAVLMANLHFLVPPIMNPIVYCIKSKQIRQSLLKQFQHKRVDVS; encoded by the coding sequence ATGTTCTCCTGCAACACCAGCACTTCTGGTCATTCTACATTTCTCCTCACTGGCTTTCCAGGCCTGGAAGCCTCTCATTATTGGGTTTCCATCCCCATCAACCTCATCTGTATGGTTTCCATCCTGGGTAACAGTATCATCCTTCTCCTGATCTGCACAGATCCAGCCTTACATGAACCCATGTACATCTTCCTGTCCATGTTGGCAGCCTCTGACCTGGGCCTCTGTGCCTCTACCTTTCCCACCATGATGTGGCTTTTCTGGCTGGGTGCTCGTGAGCTGTCCTTTGATCTCTGTGCAGCACAAATGTTCTTCATCCATGCCTTCACCTATGTGGAATCTGGTGTGCTGCTGGCCATGGCCTTTGATCGTTTTGTTGCCATCCGGGAGCCTCTGCACTATGCCACAATTCTTACTCACTCAGCCATGGCCAAAGTTGGGGCTGCCATCCTGGTGAGGGCTGTCCTGCTCAACCTCCCAGGACCCATCCTCCTGCGGCGTCTGCTTTTCCCCCAGATCAGTGAACTCTCTCACTGCTACTGCCTGCACTGTGACCTTGTGGGATTGGCCTGCTCAGACACCCAGATCAACAGCTTGGTTGGCCTGGTCTCTATCCTCTTCTCACTGGGCCTCGACTCCTCCCTCATTGTGCTCTCATATGCCCTGATCCTACAAACAGTGCTGGGCATTGCCTCACCTGGGGAACGGCTCAAGGCACTCAACACGTGTGTCTCACACCTCTGTATTGTTCTCATCTTTTATTTGCCCAAACTAGGGCTGTCTGTATTACACAGAGTAGAAAAGCACAGCTACCCTGCTCTGGCAGTGCTCATGGCCAACCTGCACTTCTTGGTCCCGCCTATCATGAACCCTATTGTTTACTGTATCAAGTCTAAACAGATACGTCAGAGCCTCCTAAAGCAATTCCAGCATAAAAGGGTTGATGTCTCCTAG